The genomic interval AGGTTGAAAATGCTGAAGCGATGATAGAATATCTTTTAAATCATAAAAGCGTATTTGATTTGGAGATGATTGGAGAAGCGGCGTTTGATAGATACAGAGTGATAAACAAAGTTTCCAAAGGCGGAAGAGAAATAACCGATAAATATAATCCGCATGAAGCTAATTTAATAAATGATGTAAGTTTTTCTAAAGGATGCTTTATCGGACAGGAAGTCATTGCTCGATTAGAAACTTACGATAAAGTTCAGAAGGATCTTAAAAAATTTGTCATTAACTCAAATAATATAAAATTACCAGCCGACTTGGTAAATACCGAGAACGAGGTAGTTTGCACAATTACGACACTTACAGACAATATTGAGCTGAATAAATTTGAAGGTTTGGGATACTTTAAGAAAGCTCTAATTGATAAAAATATAGAATTTGAATTAGCTCAAAGTGATAATACAGATCAAAAATTTTTAGTTAAATTGTTAGATTAGTTATGAAAATTTATACAAAAACCGGTGACGACGGAAGTACAAGTTTATTCGGCGGAACACGTGTTCAAAAAAATAATATTCGAATCAATGCTTACGGTACAATTGATGAATTGAATTCAGTAATTGGAATAGCTGTATCCGGCGATATTAATGATGAAATAAAATTTGAATTAGAAAATATTCAAAATGTATTATTTCAAATCGGGTCGGAACTTGCTTCACCGGAGAATGTTAAAAGCAATATTATTAAAAGAACTTCCGAAGAGGACGTAAAAAATTTAGAAACTCTAATTGATAAATTCGATGAAAAATTGCCTCCGTTAAAGAATTTTATTTTACCCGGAGGAAATAATTCCGCCGCGCAATTACATTTTGCGCGTACTGTTTGCAGAAGAGCGGAAAGAATAATTGTGGAATTAAAAGAATTCGAATTGGTAAGCAAGAATGTGTTAATTTATGTTAACAGACTTTCCGATTTATTTTTTGTTTTGGCGCGATATCATAATTTATCGCGGTCAACTGCTGAAATAATTTGGAAACCTCGGGGGTGAAATTGGCTTCGACGGGGTTATTTGTTCTTTGAACTGCGCACCGTGTTCTCCGTAGACACGCTAAACGACGGAACAAAGTCGAGACGACGACTATAACTACGCATTAGCTGCTTAATTTGTAAGTAGCCGTTCGCCTAATTTGTGTGTGCCGAAATTAGGATGAACGCCGTTAGGTGCACTAGTGGATTCGAGTTCTCTGGTAGATGAAGCGAAATTTTAACGGAGATAGAAAATTAAAACCATGTTTGTTTGGGTTTGGTTTTTGAAATTTAAATAATAAACTATGTGTGTAGACGTTCACTGAAAGGTATCTTCGGACGCGGGTTCAACTCCCGCCACCTCCACAAAATTATAATAAAAATAGTGAGTTTAGTAACACCTTA from Ignavibacteriota bacterium carries:
- a CDS encoding cob(I)yrinic acid a,c-diamide adenosyltransferase, with product MKIYTKTGDDGSTSLFGGTRVQKNNIRINAYGTIDELNSVIGIAVSGDINDEIKFELENIQNVLFQIGSELASPENVKSNIIKRTSEEDVKNLETLIDKFDEKLPPLKNFILPGGNNSAAQLHFARTVCRRAERIIVELKEFELVSKNVLIYVNRLSDLFFVLARYHNLSRSTAEIIWKPRG